In Acidisarcina sp., a single window of DNA contains:
- a CDS encoding N-acetyltransferase, with product MVIRKARLQDASNVYELVNSLAHDGTLLRRPFAEVCENIRDFTVAEAEDGAFLGCGALHLYGPHLAEVRSIIVRPDAGGQGAGSKILEALMHEAEENGVNSICLFTRIPEFFFHHGFRVVEDRTALPDKIYKDCQTCPRLYKCDEVAMVRGQVPKVSILGPKIGADQLVKLLV from the coding sequence ATGGTCATTCGTAAAGCGCGTCTTCAGGACGCCTCCAACGTCTACGAACTCGTCAACAGCCTCGCCCACGATGGCACGCTGTTGCGTCGTCCATTCGCGGAGGTCTGTGAGAATATCCGGGACTTCACCGTCGCAGAGGCGGAGGACGGTGCCTTCCTCGGCTGTGGAGCGTTGCACCTCTACGGGCCTCACCTGGCAGAAGTTCGATCCATCATTGTGCGGCCAGACGCGGGCGGACAAGGTGCAGGTAGCAAGATACTGGAAGCGCTGATGCATGAAGCAGAAGAAAACGGAGTGAACTCCATCTGCCTCTTCACGCGGATTCCTGAATTCTTTTTCCACCACGGTTTTCGCGTGGTAGAAGATCGCACCGCCCTCCCGGACAAGATCTACAAAGACTGCCAGACTTGCCCGCGGCTTTACAAGTGCGATGAGGTTGCGATGGTGCGAGGCCAGGTTCCCAAGGTTTCAATACTCGGACCGAAAATTGGCGCGGATCAACTGGTAAAGCTGCTGGTCTAG
- the hypD gene encoding hydrogenase formation protein HypD encodes MKYIDEYRDEKVARALLANLQRIATRDWVLMEVCGGQTHTLMRYGIDELLPRNMQMVHGPGCPVCVTPLETIDKAVALAERPEVILVSYGDMLRVPGSATDLLHVKARGGDVRMAYSPLESLKIARENPTREVVFFGIGFETTAPPNAAAVWQAQRMGLKNFSLLASHVLVPPAVRTLMSSPKNRVQGLIAPGHVCAIVGTEDYKSLASEFHIPIVVGGFEPVDLLEAIVMLTAQLEEGRAEVEIQYTRSVTAPGNLRAQQIVADVFEVCDQKWRGLGPVPKSGLRMREGYRAFDAEARFDLHGISVDEPTECISAEILQGLKRPTDCPAFAGRCKPEAPLGAPMVSAEGACAAYYHYRRHESASLVSIGGN; translated from the coding sequence ATGAAGTATATCGACGAGTACCGCGACGAGAAAGTGGCACGCGCCCTGCTGGCAAACCTGCAGCGGATTGCCACGCGAGACTGGGTACTGATGGAGGTGTGCGGCGGCCAGACGCATACGCTGATGCGTTATGGCATCGACGAATTGTTGCCCAGGAATATGCAGATGGTTCACGGGCCGGGTTGCCCGGTGTGCGTCACTCCGCTGGAGACGATCGACAAGGCGGTGGCCCTGGCGGAGCGGCCTGAGGTCATTCTGGTTTCCTACGGCGACATGCTGCGGGTGCCGGGATCGGCCACGGATCTGCTCCACGTAAAGGCGCGCGGCGGGGATGTCCGGATGGCATATTCTCCGCTGGAAAGCCTGAAGATCGCACGCGAGAACCCTACGCGGGAGGTCGTCTTCTTTGGCATTGGATTTGAGACCACGGCTCCGCCGAATGCAGCCGCAGTATGGCAGGCGCAACGCATGGGGCTGAAGAACTTTTCCTTGCTGGCTTCGCATGTTCTGGTTCCTCCCGCAGTGCGGACGCTGATGTCGTCCCCAAAGAACCGTGTGCAGGGGCTGATTGCTCCAGGGCACGTCTGCGCCATCGTGGGAACGGAGGATTACAAATCGCTGGCGAGCGAATTTCACATTCCGATTGTGGTTGGAGGATTTGAGCCGGTAGACCTGCTGGAAGCGATCGTCATGTTGACGGCGCAGTTGGAAGAAGGCCGCGCGGAGGTGGAGATCCAATACACCAGGTCGGTCACCGCTCCTGGCAATTTGCGCGCGCAGCAGATTGTTGCGGACGTATTTGAGGTGTGCGACCAGAAGTGGCGTGGCCTGGGCCCGGTGCCGAAGAGTGGGTTGAGAATGCGCGAGGGATACCGGGCCTTCGACGCAGAGGCGAGGTTTGATCTTCACGGCATCTCAGTGGATGAACCTACCGAATGCATCAGCGCAGAGATCTTGCAGGGTTTGAAGCGTCCCACCGATTGTCCGGCCTTTGCCGGGCGCTGTAAGCCAGAGGCGCCGCTTGGGGCACCGATGGTCTCCGCAGAAGGCGCGTGTGCTGCCTACTACCACTATCGCCGTCATGAGTCGGCATCGCTGGTTTCGATTGGGGGAAACTGA
- a CDS encoding NuoF family protein: MDLQELEQIADGVNQERQKFDYEVNVCMGTGCLSQHSDKIKEEISKAAAASGKKVFVRRTGCMGLCAAGPLVLIEPTEVLYKGVTVEDAGRVVDSVGQAAIPELHCDLRAHFDDQVHVVLENSGRIDPEKIDDYIGREGYQGLLKALTEMTPASVIDQISKSGLKGRGGGGYPTGLKWGTVAKAVGEPKYVICNGDEGDPGAFMDRSVLESDPQRVIEGMTIAAYAVGASRGFFYVRAEYPLAVSRLTSALRDARRRGLLGNNICGTDFDFDIEIRLGAGAFVCGEETALIASIEGKRGTPKPRPPYPAVSGLFGKPTLINNVETFANIPPIIRNGGEWFAQMGTEKSKGTKVFALTGKITNTGLVEVPMGMTLRQIIYGIGGGVPDGHKFKAVQTGGPSGGCIPEEHLDLAVSYESLISVGSMMGSGGMIVMDDTSCMVNVARFFVEFCMTESCGKCIPCRAGTAQMYGLLTKICNGEGTYDDLDLLVDLCGVIKDTSLCGLGMTAPNPVLSTLRYFKNEYIDHIEHKRCTAGVCNMSAAAEEVRA, encoded by the coding sequence ATGGACCTCCAAGAACTGGAACAGATTGCCGACGGCGTAAATCAAGAGCGGCAAAAATTCGATTACGAAGTCAACGTGTGTATGGGCACGGGCTGCCTGTCTCAGCACAGCGACAAGATCAAAGAAGAGATTTCGAAAGCTGCGGCAGCATCCGGCAAGAAAGTTTTTGTACGCAGAACAGGCTGCATGGGGTTGTGCGCGGCTGGTCCCCTGGTTCTGATCGAACCAACGGAGGTTCTCTACAAGGGCGTGACGGTCGAGGATGCCGGGCGCGTTGTCGACAGCGTGGGCCAGGCGGCGATCCCGGAGTTGCATTGTGACCTCAGGGCGCACTTCGACGATCAGGTTCACGTGGTGCTGGAGAACTCCGGCCGCATTGACCCGGAAAAGATCGACGACTACATCGGCCGTGAAGGATATCAGGGTCTGCTGAAGGCGCTCACCGAGATGACGCCGGCTTCTGTCATCGACCAGATCTCCAAGAGCGGATTGAAGGGACGTGGCGGTGGTGGTTATCCCACGGGCCTGAAGTGGGGCACGGTTGCCAAGGCAGTCGGCGAACCCAAGTACGTCATCTGCAATGGCGATGAAGGTGACCCTGGCGCGTTTATGGATCGCAGTGTTCTGGAGAGCGATCCGCAGCGTGTGATCGAAGGCATGACGATCGCTGCATACGCGGTAGGTGCAAGCCGCGGCTTCTTTTATGTACGCGCTGAGTATCCGCTCGCCGTCAGCCGCCTCACCTCTGCTCTTCGCGATGCGCGCCGTCGCGGCCTGCTCGGCAACAACATCTGCGGCACTGACTTCGATTTTGATATTGAGATCAGGCTCGGTGCGGGAGCCTTTGTCTGCGGGGAGGAGACGGCTTTGATCGCCTCCATCGAGGGCAAACGCGGAACTCCAAAACCCCGTCCTCCCTATCCCGCGGTTTCCGGTTTGTTCGGCAAGCCGACCCTCATCAATAACGTCGAGACCTTTGCCAACATCCCTCCGATCATTCGCAATGGCGGCGAGTGGTTTGCACAGATGGGTACGGAAAAGAGCAAGGGGACCAAGGTCTTCGCACTCACTGGAAAGATCACCAACACCGGGCTGGTGGAAGTGCCGATGGGAATGACGCTGCGTCAGATCATCTATGGAATCGGTGGCGGCGTTCCCGATGGACATAAGTTCAAAGCCGTGCAGACCGGAGGACCATCCGGCGGCTGCATTCCCGAAGAACATCTCGACCTCGCCGTTAGCTACGAATCGCTGATCAGCGTGGGGTCCATGATGGGCTCCGGCGGCATGATCGTCATGGACGACACCTCGTGCATGGTGAACGTAGCCCGCTTCTTCGTAGAGTTCTGCATGACGGAATCCTGCGGAAAGTGCATTCCCTGCCGCGCCGGAACTGCTCAGATGTATGGGCTGCTGACCAAGATCTGCAACGGCGAAGGCACGTACGATGACCTGGACCTGCTGGTGGATCTCTGCGGAGTCATCAAGGACACGAGTCTATGCGGTCTGGGTATGACTGCTCCCAACCCTGTGCTCAGCACTCTTCGTTACTTCAAGAATGAGTACATCGATCATATCGAGCACAAGCGCTGTACCGCCGGCGTATGCAACATGTCCGCCGCGGCTGAGGAGGTGAGAGCATGA
- a CDS encoding HypC/HybG/HupF family hydrogenase formation chaperone — protein MCLAIPGKLVEKREVDGILTGKVKFGGITREACMDFLPEAEVGDYVLVHVGFAISRIDEEEAHKTYEYLQKTGMVDEELSAMRESSASEESRAVEVKP, from the coding sequence ATGTGTCTTGCGATTCCCGGTAAGCTCGTCGAAAAGCGCGAAGTAGACGGCATTCTCACAGGAAAAGTGAAATTTGGCGGAATTACCCGCGAGGCCTGCATGGATTTTCTGCCGGAGGCCGAAGTAGGCGACTATGTGCTCGTCCACGTCGGCTTCGCCATCAGCAGAATCGATGAGGAAGAGGCTCACAAAACCTACGAATATTTGCAGAAAACAGGCATGGTTGACGAAGAACTATCTGCGATGCGTGAATCCTCCGCTTCAGAAGAATCTCGCGCCGTGGAGGTGAAGCCATGA
- the hypE gene encoding hydrogenase expression/formation protein HypE encodes MTGFPTLDCALPIPTNTHVVLGHGSGGRLSADLMRDIFLPAFGNDALNRLDDQASLEMVSGRIAFSTDSFVVKPLFFPGGNIGELAIYGTVNDLAVGGAEPRYLSASFILEEGLPLETLREIVNAMSAAAKRAGVLIVTGDTKVVEKGSGDQVFINTSGIGVIPADITLSASLVEPGDHILLSGPIGEHGITILSQREGLEIDGELKSDAAPLHTLAQAILKAAPHTRCMRDLTRGGLSSALNEISASAKVGMEIRESAIPVLDTVRGACEIFGLDPLYVANEGKLIAIVPASQSEAALAAMRAVDIAEQSSEIGVVTEAHAGLVTMRTALGAMRVVDMLAGDQLPRIC; translated from the coding sequence ATGACTGGCTTTCCCACACTCGACTGTGCCTTGCCGATACCCACGAACACCCACGTGGTGCTCGGCCATGGCAGCGGCGGCAGGCTCTCTGCCGATCTGATGCGCGATATCTTTCTTCCCGCGTTCGGCAACGATGCCCTGAATCGGCTCGACGATCAGGCGTCGCTGGAGATGGTAAGCGGTCGCATCGCCTTCAGCACGGATTCCTTTGTTGTAAAGCCTCTGTTTTTTCCCGGCGGAAACATCGGGGAACTGGCCATCTATGGCACAGTAAACGATCTGGCTGTGGGTGGAGCAGAACCCAGATATCTAAGCGCCTCTTTCATCCTGGAAGAGGGCCTTCCACTGGAAACGCTCCGCGAAATTGTGAATGCGATGAGCGCAGCAGCGAAGCGCGCAGGCGTCTTAATTGTCACCGGCGACACCAAGGTCGTGGAAAAGGGAAGCGGCGATCAGGTATTCATCAATACCTCAGGCATTGGAGTTATTCCTGCGGACATCACACTCTCCGCCTCGCTGGTGGAGCCCGGCGACCACATTCTCCTGAGCGGTCCAATCGGCGAACATGGGATCACGATCCTGTCGCAGCGTGAGGGGCTGGAGATCGACGGGGAGTTGAAGAGCGATGCAGCGCCCTTGCACACGTTGGCCCAGGCCATTCTCAAAGCGGCTCCTCACACGCGCTGCATGCGGGATCTGACACGCGGTGGGTTGTCCAGTGCGCTTAATGAAATCTCCGCCAGCGCCAAGGTAGGCATGGAGATCCGTGAGAGTGCGATTCCGGTACTCGATACCGTCCGCGGAGCATGCGAGATCTTCGGCCTTGATCCGCTCTATGTTGCGAACGAGGGGAAACTCATCGCGATTGTGCCCGCATCGCAATCCGAAGCTGCACTTGCAGCCATGCGCGCGGTCGATATCGCAGAGCAATCCTCGGAGATTGGTGTGGTCACGGAGGCGCACGCTGGCCTGGTGACGATGCGGACCGCACTGGGCGCGATGCGTGTGGTGGATATGCTGGCGGGTGATCAGCTTCCTCGAATCTGTTGA
- the hypB gene encoding hydrogenase nickel incorporation protein HypB, with protein sequence MERLSLKSKVLSENQRIAESLRQRFRENGVLCLNLISSPGSGKTALLEQTLAHLDPTTRVAVLTGDIQTDNDARRLARFGFPVKQITTGGTCHLDGSMIERHLADWSLADIDLLLIENVGNLVCPSSYDLGEASKIVLLSVTEGEDKPLKYPSIFFKSDLFVLTKVDLLPYVPFNAELAEENARRVHPGMEVVRASAVAPGGLDQWLEWLRARIAAAKASPELAVTGA encoded by the coding sequence ATGGAGCGCCTGTCCCTTAAATCAAAGGTTTTGAGTGAGAACCAGCGAATTGCCGAGTCACTACGCCAGCGCTTTCGTGAGAATGGGGTGCTCTGCCTGAATCTCATTAGCTCGCCCGGCTCAGGGAAGACGGCCCTGCTGGAGCAGACGCTTGCGCATCTCGATCCGACGACGCGAGTGGCAGTGCTTACAGGCGATATCCAGACAGATAACGATGCTCGCCGGCTTGCACGGTTTGGCTTTCCGGTGAAGCAGATTACGACGGGCGGAACATGCCACCTCGATGGAAGCATGATCGAGAGGCATCTGGCAGACTGGTCTCTAGCGGATATCGATCTCCTGTTGATCGAGAATGTGGGCAATCTGGTTTGTCCGTCCAGCTACGATCTGGGGGAGGCATCTAAAATTGTGCTTCTCTCTGTTACAGAAGGCGAAGACAAGCCGTTAAAGTACCCTTCTATCTTCTTCAAGTCCGATTTGTTTGTCCTGACGAAAGTGGATCTGCTGCCATACGTACCTTTTAATGCGGAACTTGCCGAGGAGAATGCACGGCGTGTTCATCCCGGAATGGAGGTGGTGCGTGCCTCCGCCGTTGCACCCGGAGGACTCGACCAGTGGCTCGAGTGGTTGCGTGCGCGTATCGCTGCCGCCAAGGCATCTCCGGAACTCGCCGTCACAGGGGCCTAG
- a CDS encoding hydrogenase maturation nickel metallochaperone HypA, translating into MHELSIAESILDAVRKEIAMRPGTIPVRVGVRIGSMAAIDAEALTFCFSAVVHGTEWDALKLDTNVVPARRVCNDCGDSFLVEDYNAVCPGCASENTAADGGDELDLEYLEVETNGAPVP; encoded by the coding sequence ATGCATGAGCTTTCGATAGCCGAATCTATTTTGGATGCCGTCCGCAAAGAGATTGCGATGCGTCCCGGTACCATACCTGTGCGAGTGGGCGTTCGCATCGGCTCCATGGCAGCGATCGACGCGGAAGCGCTCACCTTTTGCTTCAGCGCGGTTGTGCACGGCACGGAGTGGGATGCGTTGAAGCTGGATACAAATGTCGTTCCTGCACGCCGGGTTTGTAACGACTGCGGTGACTCGTTTCTGGTAGAGGATTACAACGCCGTTTGTCCCGGCTGCGCGAGCGAAAACACTGCCGCAGATGGCGGAGACGAATTGGATCTGGAATATCTGGAGGTAGAAACAAATGGAGCGCCTGTCCCTTAA
- the hypF gene encoding carbamoyltransferase HypF — protein MAHVRRSVRVSGVVQGVGFRPYIYRLATEERVTGNISNDTAGVTIEIEGPAAHIDAFLRRLPLEAPRLAHIAHVEVQDVPCEGDQHFNIRPSEVRGHVVTQIPADAATCDDCLRELLNVRDRRYRYPFINCTNCGPRFTITRRIPYDRPQTSMAKFPMCPACQAEYDDPLNRRFHAQPNACWDCGPQLWMVNAMGQRIETKDAIEETISRLAAGQIVAIKGIGGFHLAVDATNTAAVERLRQRKHRYGKPLAVMVPDIASVAKFCKYDSLQEQLLISVQRPIVLLQKKVVSPIAASVAPGIPWLGVFLPYAPLHHLLFVNQKLQALVMTSANLSEEPIAIDNDEALDRLDEIADAFLFHDREILQRCDDSVMAVVDGQQQIIRRARGFVPLPVSLPVESPPLLAVGGHLKNVFCLAAGHNAYQSQHLGDLENLTGLEFFREALEHLKRTFEIEPVAIAHDLHPGYLSTQWALQQPLPQIGVQHHHAHIASCMAEHNLMAPVIGIALDGTGYGTDGHVWGGEVLIASFEGFDRFAHLRYVPMPGSAAAIREPWRMAFGHLLAAFGEEVMGPELRSMLGATEKEARLLARMIERKVNSPLTSSCGRLFDAAAVLISGRRVVDYEAQAAIELEGLAVDAADIPADAYHLVLGPGESTTCPWQLDPAAMWHSLLRDLRAGVAPGIMSMRFHSGVAQAYCDLAVAACAATGILQVCLSGGVFHNALLHRLLRERLQGQGFEVFAQSHVSPGDGGLSYGQAAVAATRLKAVSQSVPDVVTNID, from the coding sequence GTGGCACATGTCCGTCGCAGTGTCCGGGTCTCCGGAGTCGTGCAGGGCGTAGGGTTTCGGCCCTACATCTACAGGCTTGCGACGGAAGAGCGGGTTACAGGAAATATTTCGAATGACACTGCCGGAGTGACCATCGAGATTGAAGGCCCCGCCGCTCATATCGATGCATTTCTACGGCGTCTCCCGCTTGAAGCACCTCGTCTGGCGCATATTGCTCACGTTGAAGTTCAGGATGTGCCCTGCGAAGGAGACCAGCACTTTAACATACGCCCGAGTGAGGTCCGCGGCCATGTGGTGACACAGATTCCAGCCGATGCTGCGACCTGTGATGACTGTCTACGGGAATTGCTGAATGTTAGAGATCGGCGTTACCGCTACCCCTTCATTAACTGCACAAATTGCGGACCGCGTTTTACCATAACGCGTCGAATCCCTTACGACCGCCCCCAAACCTCCATGGCAAAGTTCCCCATGTGTCCCGCCTGCCAAGCGGAGTACGACGATCCATTGAACAGGCGCTTCCATGCACAACCTAATGCCTGCTGGGATTGCGGTCCTCAACTATGGATGGTCAACGCGATGGGGCAGCGCATCGAGACGAAGGATGCGATCGAGGAGACGATTTCACGCCTGGCTGCTGGCCAGATCGTCGCAATCAAAGGCATCGGAGGATTCCATCTTGCGGTGGATGCCACGAACACTGCGGCTGTCGAGCGATTGCGCCAGCGAAAACATCGCTACGGAAAACCGCTGGCAGTCATGGTTCCCGACATTGCCTCGGTCGCCAAATTCTGTAAGTACGATTCGTTGCAGGAACAGCTCCTGATCAGCGTGCAGCGGCCAATTGTTCTCTTGCAAAAAAAGGTCGTCTCGCCGATCGCGGCGTCTGTGGCGCCAGGAATTCCATGGCTGGGCGTATTCCTTCCCTATGCGCCGCTCCATCATCTGCTCTTTGTGAATCAAAAACTGCAGGCGCTCGTCATGACCAGCGCGAATCTGAGCGAGGAACCGATTGCGATTGACAACGACGAAGCGCTTGACCGCCTTGACGAGATTGCGGATGCATTCCTCTTTCATGATCGGGAAATTCTGCAGCGATGCGATGACTCTGTAATGGCGGTTGTCGACGGCCAGCAACAGATCATCCGGCGAGCACGCGGATTCGTTCCGCTGCCCGTTTCTTTGCCGGTCGAGTCGCCCCCTTTGCTTGCAGTTGGCGGTCATCTTAAAAACGTCTTTTGCCTTGCCGCTGGCCATAACGCCTATCAGAGCCAGCATTTGGGCGATCTTGAAAATCTTACCGGCTTGGAATTCTTTCGTGAGGCGCTGGAGCACCTGAAGCGAACCTTTGAAATTGAGCCAGTAGCGATTGCACATGATCTGCATCCGGGCTATCTGTCGACACAATGGGCGCTGCAGCAGCCCTTGCCGCAGATCGGTGTGCAGCATCATCACGCACACATTGCCAGTTGCATGGCAGAGCATAATCTGATGGCTCCCGTGATTGGCATCGCGCTCGATGGGACGGGCTATGGAACGGATGGTCACGTGTGGGGAGGGGAAGTCCTGATCGCCTCTTTCGAGGGATTCGATCGATTTGCGCATCTGCGATATGTTCCTATGCCCGGCTCTGCGGCGGCGATTCGTGAGCCGTGGCGCATGGCCTTTGGCCATCTCCTCGCTGCGTTTGGGGAAGAAGTCATGGGGCCGGAGCTGCGATCCATGCTAGGAGCGACGGAGAAGGAGGCGCGGCTGCTTGCGAGAATGATCGAGCGCAAGGTGAACAGCCCGTTAACCTCAAGTTGCGGACGCCTTTTCGATGCTGCTGCTGTGCTCATCTCAGGCCGTCGCGTCGTGGACTACGAAGCACAAGCTGCAATTGAGTTGGAAGGTCTGGCGGTAGATGCAGCGGATATTCCTGCAGATGCCTACCATCTCGTCCTGGGTCCGGGCGAGAGTACGACGTGCCCCTGGCAGCTTGACCCGGCTGCCATGTGGCATTCGCTCCTTCGCGATCTGCGGGCTGGAGTAGCCCCAGGCATTATGAGTATGCGCTTCCATTCCGGAGTGGCGCAGGCTTATTGCGACCTAGCGGTCGCCGCTTGCGCTGCGACGGGCATTTTGCAGGTATGCCTTAGCGGGGGCGTTTTTCACAACGCCCTACTGCATCGCCTTCTCCGCGAGAGGCTTCAAGGTCAGGGCTTCGAGGTCTTTGCGCAGAGCCACGTTAGTCCCGGAGACGGCGGCCTGAGTTATGGCCAGGCGGCGGTGGCGGCAACACGCCTTAAGGCTGTGAGTCAATCTGTACCAGACGTTGTGACAAATATAGACTAG
- a CDS encoding NAD(P)H-dependent oxidoreductase subunit E, which translates to MPAYQMPPLPSEDKRWKIVNGTMRRHGYARSALIETLHTVQSSFGFLDDDSIRFVAKSLRVPLSQAYGVVTFYHHFSLKPPAEHTCTVCTGTACYIKGADKLIAASEKFLNIKQGETTKDGKIALMTARCVGACGRAPVVLIDGELVAHLDGAGMVEQFERWQA; encoded by the coding sequence GTGCCAGCTTATCAAATGCCGCCTCTGCCATCCGAAGACAAACGATGGAAGATCGTGAATGGAACTATGCGCCGCCACGGCTATGCGCGTTCGGCACTGATCGAGACACTTCACACAGTTCAGTCTTCCTTTGGATTTCTGGACGATGATTCCATCCGATTCGTTGCGAAGTCGCTTCGCGTACCGTTGAGCCAGGCATATGGAGTGGTCACGTTCTATCACCACTTCAGCCTGAAGCCACCCGCGGAACATACCTGCACGGTTTGCACCGGAACCGCCTGCTACATCAAGGGTGCCGACAAGCTGATTGCCGCAAGCGAAAAATTCCTGAACATCAAGCAGGGAGAAACCACCAAGGACGGCAAGATTGCCCTGATGACGGCGCGTTGTGTCGGCGCCTGCGGCCGCGCACCGGTGGTACTCATCGATGGAGAACTGGTGGCTCATCTCGATGGCGCCGGCATGGTGGAGCAGTTTGAAAGGTGGCAAGCCTGA
- the hoxU gene encoding bidirectional hydrogenase complex protein HoxU: MSAAVDVKTLVIDGQDVSARAGQTILEVARENNIPIPTLCHLDGLSDVGACRLCLVEIKGVNKLLPACVATVDEGMEITTNSEKLKKYRRTILEMLFAERNHICSVCVANGHCELQAVAQSQGVTHVRLPYRNPVLPIDASHERFVADHNRCILCSRCVRACAEIEGAHVWDVMGRGIDSIVITDLHEPWGSSTCTRCGKCVQVCPTGALFDKSKVGTDHPKYPDFLINLNVMREGR, from the coding sequence ATGAGTGCTGCCGTTGACGTAAAAACACTGGTTATCGATGGGCAGGACGTGAGTGCCCGTGCCGGCCAGACCATTCTGGAAGTGGCGCGAGAGAACAACATTCCCATCCCCACGCTATGCCACCTGGATGGCCTGAGCGACGTTGGCGCCTGCCGCCTCTGCCTGGTCGAAATCAAGGGAGTCAACAAGCTTCTTCCTGCCTGTGTGGCCACCGTAGATGAGGGGATGGAGATCACCACCAACTCCGAAAAGCTGAAGAAATACCGCCGCACGATTCTGGAGATGCTATTCGCGGAGCGCAACCACATCTGCTCTGTTTGCGTTGCCAATGGGCATTGCGAATTGCAGGCAGTGGCCCAGTCGCAGGGTGTGACGCATGTGCGGCTGCCGTATCGCAATCCCGTTCTGCCGATCGATGCTTCGCACGAGCGGTTTGTCGCCGATCACAATCGCTGCATCCTGTGCTCCCGCTGTGTACGCGCATGCGCGGAGATTGAAGGCGCTCATGTGTGGGATGTCATGGGCCGCGGAATCGACTCCATCGTTATCACGGATCTCCACGAGCCATGGGGTTCTTCTACCTGCACCCGCTGCGGCAAGTGCGTCCAGGTATGTCCGACCGGAGCGCTCTTCGACAAGAGCAAGGTGGGAACCGATCATCCGAAATATCCTGACTTCCTGATAAACCTGAACGTGATGAGAGAAGGACGATGA
- a CDS encoding Ni/Fe hydrogenase subunit alpha: MSQTITIDPVTRLEGHGKITLKTDDNGAVQEAFFTVTQVRGFEKFCEGRPFYEMPSLMARICGICPVSHLVASAKACEAIMSVEIPHTAAQLRRMLNLAQMVQSHALSFFYLSSPDLLLGMDADPAVRHLFGVVQAKPELGRGGVRLRRFGQHIIELLGNKRIHPGWVIPGGVTEPLASAKRDEILAMIPEAYANIKYALHWYKQIYPNFKSEIDSFANFPSLFLGLVNEDDSIEFTDGALRLIDAEGNILKDGIEAAHFEENFGEAVEPFSYMKFPYYKPLGYPQGSYRVGPLARLNIASHMGTPLADQELVEFKQLAKGPVLGSFHYHYARLIDILYGIEMIERILSDPLILDKHVRATAGVNRLEGFGVAEAPRGTLMHHYKVDDKGQMLYANLIIATGQNNNAMNRGVLQTAQKYISGKKLEQGMLNRVEAVIRTFDPCLSCSTHAFGQMPLSIELVAPDGSRLDEIHR, translated from the coding sequence ATGTCGCAAACGATTACGATTGATCCCGTAACACGCCTCGAAGGTCACGGCAAGATCACGCTGAAGACCGACGACAACGGCGCTGTGCAGGAGGCCTTCTTTACTGTCACCCAGGTGCGCGGTTTTGAGAAGTTCTGCGAGGGACGTCCATTCTACGAGATGCCGAGCCTGATGGCGCGCATCTGCGGTATCTGCCCTGTCAGCCATCTGGTCGCCTCTGCAAAGGCCTGCGAAGCCATTATGTCGGTGGAGATTCCGCATACCGCAGCACAACTGCGCCGCATGCTGAACCTGGCCCAGATGGTACAGTCGCATGCGCTGAGCTTCTTTTACCTCTCCTCGCCCGATCTGCTGCTGGGCATGGATGCCGATCCCGCCGTACGCCACCTGTTCGGCGTAGTGCAGGCAAAGCCGGAACTGGGCCGCGGAGGCGTTCGTCTGCGCCGCTTTGGGCAGCACATCATTGAGCTGCTCGGAAACAAGCGCATCCATCCTGGGTGGGTGATTCCTGGCGGCGTAACCGAGCCGCTCGCCAGCGCCAAGCGCGATGAGATCCTGGCGATGATTCCGGAGGCTTACGCCAACATCAAGTATGCTCTGCACTGGTATAAGCAGATCTACCCGAACTTCAAGAGCGAGATCGACTCATTCGCGAACTTCCCTTCCCTCTTTCTGGGTCTGGTCAACGAAGACGACAGCATCGAGTTCACCGATGGCGCGCTGCGGCTGATCGACGCCGAGGGAAATATTCTGAAGGACGGGATAGAAGCCGCGCACTTCGAAGAGAATTTCGGCGAGGCAGTCGAGCCTTTCTCCTACATGAAGTTTCCATACTACAAACCTCTCGGCTACCCGCAGGGAAGTTATCGTGTCGGCCCCCTGGCCCGGCTGAACATCGCCAGCCACATGGGAACGCCGCTTGCGGACCAGGAGCTAGTCGAGTTCAAGCAACTGGCGAAGGGGCCGGTGCTTGGTTCCTTCCACTACCACTACGCTCGCCTCATCGATATCCTCTACGGCATCGAAATGATTGAGCGTATCCTTAGCGATCCGCTCATCCTGGACAAGCATGTGCGAGCAACCGCCGGGGTCAATCGCCTGGAAGGCTTCGGAGTCGCGGAAGCTCCACGCGGCACCTTGATGCATCACTACAAGGTAGACGATAAGGGGCAGATGCTCTATGCCAATCTCATTATCGCGACAGGCCAGAATAACAACGCGATGAATCGGGGAGTTCTTCAAACCGCGCAGAAGTACATCAGCGGCAAGAAGCTGGAACAAGGCATGCTGAACCGGGTAGAAGCAGTGATCCGCACCTTCGATCCCTGCCTGAGTTGCTCGACCCACGCCTTTGGCCAGATGCCGCTCTCGATTGAACTGGTCGCGCCAGATGGTTCGCGGCTCGATGAGATCCATCGCTAG